The Deltaproteobacteria bacterium genome segment CTCGGCCTGCTCCCGACCATCAAGGCCGGCCCCAACGCGGACTCCACCACGCGCGACCTGTTCGTGCAGCAATCGCCCAAGTCGAGCGTGGCCGAGTGCAGCCGCATCATCCGCACCAACCTGAACTTCCTGGGCACGGAGCGGCCGCTCAAGCGCATCCTGGTCACGAGCGCCGGTCCGCAAGAGGGCAAGACCACGTCGCTGGTGTCGGTGGGCATCACCATGGCCCAGAGCGGCCAGAAGACGCTCCTCATCGACACCGACCTGCGCCGCCCGCGCCTGCACCGCAGCTTCAAGCTCTCCAACGAGCGCGGCCTGACCACGCTCATCGCCGAGGGCGGCAAGGCCGTGTCGCTGGTGCAGCAGAGCGAGGTGCCCAACCTCTACGTGCTCACCGCCGGCCCGATCCCGCCGAACCCCGCGGAGCTGCTGCACACCGACCGCTTCCAGGAGATCCTCAAGGAGCTCGAGGGTGAGTTCGATCGCGTGATGCTCGACTCGCCGCCGGTGGGCGCGGTGAGCGACGCGCTGGTGCTCTCGGGCTACGTGGACGGCGTGGTGCTGGTGCTCAAGGCCTTCCAGAGCGACCGCTCGCTGTGCCGCCAGACCCTGCGCGCCCTGCGCGACGTGCGCGCGAAGGTCCTGGGCGCCGTGCTGAACAACGTCGACCTCGACAAGAAGCAGTACGGCTACTACCAGGGCTACTACTACGGCTACGGCAAGTATTATGGCGACGGACACGGTCCGGGCCGGCCGAACCGGGCGTAGCAGGGGACACCACATGAATCGCGTGGCACTGGGCGCGCTCGCGCTCGCGGCGTTCGCTTGGCTCGGCTGCGGCCACACCTGCGCGCCCGACAACTGCAGCGGCTGCTGCGACGCCGCCGGCGTCTGCCAGCCCGGAACCCAGGCGGCGGACTGCGGCACGCTCGGCAACAGCTGCGTCACCTGCGGCGCCGGCCAGACGTGCAACATCGTCGGCGTGTGCACCTCGCCGGGCGGCAACTCGGGCAACGGCACCAACGGCTCGGGTAACAACACCACCAGCGGCTCGGGCAACACGACCGGGACCGCGACGGGCGGCACCACCGGCACGTCGGCGACCAACGGGACGACCAACGTCAGCACGGGTACGAGCGCGACCAACGGCACGACCAACGTGGGCACCAGCGCGACCAACGGCACGACTGGCACCAGCGCGACCACGAGCAACACCACCACCGGGACCACGGGCTTCACCACCGGCACCACCGGCACCAGCACGACGGGCTCCACCACCTCGGGGGGCAACTCGGTCACCGGCGACGTGTCGTTCGTGGTGCGCGGCGCACTCGGCGAGTACCAGGCGGGCTTCGTGGCCTGGGCGCTCGCGGATTCGAACCTCACCTGCCCCATGCTCTACGGCGACGCGGGGCTCAACGCGCGGGTGGTGGTGGGCATCACCCTGGCCAGCGCTCCGGGCACGTACTCCCTGAACGACGGCGGCGCCGTCCTCGAGGAAGGCCAGGTCATCGCCAGCAGCATCAGCAATCCCTACACGGCCTACGCGGGTTACGTGGACTACTCCCAGGTCTCGAGCACCGGCATCGTGGGCACCTACTCCTCGCAGATGGCCCAGGACGGCGGCGGCACCATCCAGATCTCCGGCAGCTTCGACGTCGCGATCTGCCCCGTGGGCCCCTGAGCCCCAAAGGCCTGCTGGAAGATCGCCGCAGATCTCGGCCCACCTTCTCAAGCGACCGACCGATGTGTTAGCGATGCGATGCCCGCGGGCGGCCCAGGTGCCGGACGCGTCGCGCGCCCCCAAGGAGGAGGGAACGGGCGCGCGGCAGTCCTTCGGAGGCGCACCGTGCCCGCGTGGCGTCATGCGCGTCGCCATCCTGCACAACCACGACTTCGATTCCCTCGACGACGACCCCGCCCGCGAGGCCCGCCAGGACGTGATCTCGGTGGCCGCCGCGCTCCGCGATGCGCTCGTTGTCCGGCACGCCGTGGAGCTGGTGCCGCTCGGTCGCGCGCCCTTCGCCGAGCTGCAAGCGCTCTGCGACGCGCCGCCGGATGTGGCCATCAACCTCTGCGAGAGCGTCAACGGCGACGCGCGCGGCGAGGCCCTGGTTCCGCTGGCCCTGGAGCTCGCGGGCGTGCCCGTGACCGGCTCGCCGGCGCTGGGCATCTCCGTGGCCCTGCACAAGCCCAAGTGCAAAGAGGTCCTGCGCGCGCGCGGGATTCCGACGCCCGACTGGGTGGAGCTCGCGGATCCCACCGACGTCGCGAGCGTGACGCTCGGTTATCCGCTCATCGTGAAGCCCTCGCGCGAGGACGCCTCCAGCGGCATCCACGCGCACTCCGTGGTCCACGACGCGGCCGAGCTGGCCCAGGCGGTGCGCGAGGTGGTCACGCGCTTCAAGCAGTCGGCGCTGGTGGAGCGGTTCGTCGTGGGGCGCGAGCTGAACGTGGCGCTCCTGGGCGAGCCCCTGCGCGCGCTGCCGCTGGGCGAGATCGACTTTTCGGCGCTGCCGGCGCACCTGCCGGCCATCGTCACCTACGCGGGAAAGTGGGACGAGAGCTCGGTCGAGTGCCTGGCCACGCCGCCGCGGCCCTCGACGCTCTCGGGTGAGCTGGCCCAGCACGTCGTCGACGTGGCCGTGGCCGCGTTCTCGGCCGTGGGCTGCCGCGACTACGGCCGCGTGGACGTGCGCCTCGCCGCCGACGGCACGCCCTACGTCATCGACGTGAACCCCAACTGCGACCTCTCCCCCACGGCCGGCTTCGCGCGCGCCGCGGCCCAGGGCGGGCTCGGTTACGCCGAGCTGGCCGAGGAGCTGGTCCAGCTCGCCTGGAGGCGCCATGGAGCTGCGCCCGCTGCTCGCTGGAGACCGTCCGCACCTCGCCCGGATGCTCGAGGGGATCTCGGAGTTCTCGGCCAGCGAGGTGAGCTGCGCTCTCGAGCTGGTTGACCTCGCGCTCGGCCAGCCGGCCCAGCTCGACTACCTGTTCTGCGTGGCGGCCGAGGGCGAGACGCTCTGCGGCTACGTGTGCTACGGCCCCACGCCGATGACGGCGGGCACGTTCGATCT includes the following:
- a CDS encoding ATP-grasp domain-containing protein, with protein sequence MRVAILHNHDFDSLDDDPAREARQDVISVAAALRDALVVRHAVELVPLGRAPFAELQALCDAPPDVAINLCESVNGDARGEALVPLALELAGVPVTGSPALGISVALHKPKCKEVLRARGIPTPDWVELADPTDVASVTLGYPLIVKPSREDASSGIHAHSVVHDAAELAQAVREVVTRFKQSALVERFVVGRELNVALLGEPLRALPLGEIDFSALPAHLPAIVTYAGKWDESSVECLATPPRPSTLSGELAQHVVDVAVAAFSAVGCRDYGRVDVRLAADGTPYVIDVNPNCDLSPTAGFARAAAQGGLGYAELAEELVQLAWRRHGAAPAARWRPSAPRPDARGDLGVLGQRGELRSRAG